Proteins from one Cellulosilyticum lentocellum DSM 5427 genomic window:
- a CDS encoding beta/alpha barrel domain-containing protein, with the protein MFELNKRTNLLTSPEKNHLLEDRAEANMFREFFPYDEIPRVAFNDVHVPMTMQEKIYITDTTFRDGQQSRAPYTTEQIVDIYKMLHRLSGPNGIVQQSEFFLYSEKDRQAVYKCRELGYEFPQITSWIRASEKDFQLVKDMEINETGILVSCSDYHIFHKLHMKRSEAIEHYTKIVKQCIDKGIIPRCHFEDITRADIYKFVVPFARELMRISEETKMPIKIRACDTMGYGVSYPGAMIPRSVPGIMYALHQYAGVPHEWIEWHGHNDFYRAVANSTTAWLYGCNSVNCSLFGIGERTGNTPLEAMVMEYAQLKGTLDGMDTTVITELAEYFENVIGEKIPERTPFVGKNFNVTRAGIHADGLLKNEEIYNIFDTEKLLNRPVRVSISNTSGLAGIAHWINSNPDCSELKGIDKNDPLCISIKDWVDTQYEDGRTTVMSDEELEEYINHYLAQK; encoded by the coding sequence GTGTTTGAACTAAATAAGAGAACTAATTTACTTACTAGCCCTGAAAAGAACCATTTATTAGAGGATAGAGCTGAGGCGAATATGTTTAGGGAATTTTTCCCTTATGATGAAATTCCTAGAGTTGCCTTCAACGATGTACATGTGCCTATGACTATGCAGGAAAAGATTTATATTACAGATACGACTTTTAGAGATGGTCAACAGTCAAGAGCGCCTTATACAACTGAGCAAATTGTTGATATTTATAAAATGTTACATCGATTAAGTGGGCCTAATGGCATTGTTCAACAAAGTGAATTCTTCCTCTATAGCGAGAAAGACAGGCAAGCTGTTTATAAATGTAGAGAGTTAGGTTATGAGTTTCCACAGATTACTTCTTGGATTCGTGCATCTGAAAAAGATTTTCAGCTTGTAAAGGACATGGAGATTAATGAAACAGGTATTTTAGTAAGCTGTTCAGATTATCATATTTTCCATAAGCTACATATGAAACGTTCAGAAGCAATTGAACACTATACAAAGATTGTTAAACAATGTATTGATAAAGGCATCATTCCTCGTTGCCATTTTGAAGATATTACAAGAGCTGATATTTATAAATTCGTCGTTCCTTTTGCCAGGGAACTGATGAGAATTAGTGAAGAAACTAAGATGCCAATTAAAATTCGTGCTTGTGACACAATGGGCTATGGTGTAAGTTATCCAGGTGCTATGATTCCACGTAGTGTCCCAGGTATTATGTATGCACTTCATCAATATGCTGGTGTACCTCATGAATGGATTGAATGGCATGGACATAATGACTTTTATCGTGCTGTAGCTAATTCAACAACAGCATGGCTTTATGGTTGTAATAGTGTTAACTGTTCTTTATTTGGTATAGGAGAAAGAACAGGTAATACACCTCTAGAAGCAATGGTTATGGAGTATGCACAGTTAAAAGGTACTTTAGATGGTATGGATACAACAGTAATCACTGAGCTTGCAGAGTATTTTGAAAATGTAATTGGAGAGAAAATACCAGAACGTACACCATTTGTAGGTAAAAACTTTAATGTAACAAGAGCAGGAATTCATGCAGATGGTTTACTTAAAAATGAAGAAATCTATAATATTTTTGATACTGAAAAACTTTTAAATAGACCTGTACGTGTCTCTATTAGTAATACATCAGGCCTTGCAGGTATTGCTCACTGGATTAATAGTAATCCTGATTGTAGTGAACTAAAAGGTATTGATAAAAATGATCCACTCTGTATTAGCATTAAAGATTGGGTAGATACACAATATGAAGATGGTCGTACGACTGTTATGAGTGATGAAGAATTAGAAGAATACATTAATCATTATCTTGCTCAAAAATAG
- a CDS encoding isocitrate/isopropylmalate family dehydrogenase, translating into MDKLEAAKAHFAALVEEQLARVERMKNDTGAVDYSKLDQIIIGCCGGDGIGPAITAEAERVLRAVLKDDVASGKIIFKQIDGLTIENRIAANKAIPDDVLAELKACDIILKGPTTTPSKGDGPNIESANVAMRRELDLFANVRPVAVPEEGIDWTFFRENTEGEYALGSKGIALDADMSFDFKVTTTQGTERIARQAFEFARKNGKKRVAIITKANILKKTDGKFLELCYKVAKEYPEIEVDDWFVDIISANLINEKVRKNFEVFVLPNLYGDIITDEAAQIQGGVGTAGSANVGNKYAMFEAIHGSAPRMVETGREQYANPASMIKAAELLLRHIGYKDEADRVIAALKIANDTIKMTGRNDGATGAEFANCVIENL; encoded by the coding sequence ATGGATAAGTTAGAAGCAGCAAAAGCACACTTTGCAGCCTTAGTAGAGGAACAATTAGCTAGAGTAGAAAGAATGAAAAATGATACAGGGGCTGTAGATTACAGTAAGCTAGATCAAATCATTATCGGCTGCTGTGGTGGAGATGGTATTGGACCTGCTATTACAGCAGAAGCTGAGCGCGTTCTTCGTGCTGTACTTAAAGATGATGTAGCTAGTGGCAAAATTATATTTAAACAAATTGACGGCTTAACGATAGAAAACCGTATTGCAGCTAATAAAGCTATTCCAGATGATGTGCTTGCTGAGCTTAAAGCTTGTGATATTATTTTAAAAGGCCCAACGACAACACCAAGTAAAGGTGATGGCCCTAATATTGAAAGTGCTAATGTGGCCATGAGAAGAGAGTTAGACTTATTTGCTAACGTAAGACCAGTAGCAGTACCAGAAGAAGGTATTGATTGGACCTTTTTCCGTGAAAATACAGAGGGTGAATATGCACTTGGCAGCAAAGGGATTGCTTTAGATGCTGATATGTCTTTTGATTTTAAAGTAACAACTACTCAAGGCACAGAAAGAATAGCAAGACAAGCTTTTGAATTCGCGCGTAAAAATGGTAAAAAACGTGTAGCTATTATTACAAAAGCTAATATTCTTAAGAAAACAGACGGTAAATTCTTAGAGCTTTGTTATAAAGTAGCTAAAGAATATCCAGAAATAGAAGTAGATGACTGGTTTGTAGATATTATTTCTGCTAACCTTATTAATGAAAAAGTAAGAAAGAATTTCGAAGTATTTGTACTTCCTAACCTTTATGGTGATATCATTACAGATGAAGCTGCTCAAATCCAAGGGGGTGTAGGTACTGCAGGTAGTGCTAATGTAGGTAATAAGTATGCGATGTTTGAAGCGATTCATGGTAGTGCACCAAGAATGGTGGAGACAGGAAGAGAACAATATGCTAATCCAGCAAGTATGATTAAAGCAGCAGAATTACTTCTCCGTCATATTGGCTATAAAGATGAAGCTGACCGTGTTATTGCAGCGCTTAAGATTGCAAATGATACTATTAAAATGACAGGTAGAAATGATGGTGCAACAGGAGCAGAATTTGCTAACTGTGTTATTGAAAACTTATAA
- a CDS encoding AraC family transcriptional regulator produces MNNKALKEQKNHGTAYFPCVLYEHDHNRIKLEVNHHWHKEVELIYLEEGQFLVDINMEPTWLEKGFCFINQEELHALKAEGNVKESALVFNLEMLGFSMYDEVQARFIQPLLENKLHFPRFIGIKNMVGKEILIHYERIVQWHQQSGQFSIATGGSVAEGLSAQLNIKVELLNILMILQNNGLFLEDKSGSVDYKVESIKKVLSYIEEHYKEAFYVKDLATILNMNEQYFSRFFKRMIGKAPMAYVNDYRLKMAKQLLIKTDMQITEICLEVGFNNMSNFIKLFKNKENCSPIQYRKKS; encoded by the coding sequence ATGAACAATAAAGCGTTAAAAGAACAAAAAAATCATGGGACGGCGTATTTTCCTTGTGTATTATATGAGCATGATCATAATCGTATAAAGTTAGAAGTTAACCACCATTGGCATAAAGAAGTAGAACTTATTTATTTGGAAGAAGGACAGTTTTTAGTAGATATCAATATGGAGCCAACTTGGCTAGAAAAAGGTTTTTGCTTTATTAATCAAGAAGAACTTCATGCCCTTAAGGCAGAAGGAAATGTAAAGGAAAGTGCCCTAGTCTTTAACTTAGAAATGTTAGGCTTTAGTATGTACGATGAAGTACAAGCACGTTTCATCCAGCCTCTTTTAGAAAATAAATTACATTTTCCAAGATTCATAGGTATAAAGAATATGGTGGGAAAGGAGATTTTAATTCATTATGAGAGAATCGTTCAGTGGCATCAGCAAAGCGGACAGTTTTCAATAGCTACTGGAGGAAGTGTAGCAGAAGGCTTAAGTGCCCAGCTAAATATTAAGGTAGAACTCCTCAATATATTAATGATTCTTCAAAATAATGGGTTATTTTTAGAAGATAAAAGTGGTAGTGTAGATTATAAGGTTGAATCTATTAAAAAGGTTCTTAGTTATATAGAAGAACATTATAAGGAAGCATTTTATGTGAAAGATTTAGCAACTATCTTAAATATGAATGAGCAATATTTTAGTAGGTTTTTTAAAAGAATGATAGGTAAAGCACCTATGGCTTATGTAAATGATTACCGTTTAAAGATGGCTAAACAGTTATTAATAAAAACAGACATGCAAATTACGGAAATTTGTTTAGAAGTAGGATTTAATAATATGAGTAACTTTATTAAGTTATTTAAAAACAAAGAGAATTGTTCGCCTATACAATATCGAAAAAAGTCATAA